The DNA segment GTCGGTGATCGTCCCCCGGAAGTCCCCCATGCGCCGCACCTCGCGCACCTCGCGCAGCACGCTCTGCGCGGAGCGGCTCTGGATGACGCGCCCCTCGTGCTCCGTGATGGAGCAGAACGTGCAGCCGCCAAAGCACCCGCGCATCAGCACCACCGAGTGCTTCACCGTCTCGTAGGCGGGGATGGGCTCCTTGTACATGGGGTGCGGCACGCGGTTGAACTTGAGGTCATACAACTCGTCCATGGCCACCGTGGACGTGTCCCCGGGCTTCTGTCCGGCGCCGTCCTCCAGCGGCCGGGCGGGCGGGTTCATGTAGATGGCGCGGTTGCCGTGGCGCTGCGCGATGGCGCGCGCGTTGCCGGGGTTGGTCTCCAGCTGGAAGTCCCGGCTCATCACCGCGAAGGCGCGCGTGTCCGCCACCACCTCCTCGTAGGAGGGCAGCACCACCACCTTGTCGCGGTCCGCCGCGCGCTTCGCCGGGTCCGCCTCCAGGGCCTTCATCGCCGCGTCGTTGATGAGGCGCGCGGTGCCCCGGATGTCCGTGAGGTCCTCGATGCGCTCGCCCCGGTGGAGCCGGTCGGCGATCTCCCAGATGGGCCGCTCGCCCATGCCGAACACCAGCAGGTCCGCCTTGGCGTCGAAGAGGATGGAGCGGCGCACCTTCTCGCTCCAGTAGTCGAAGTGCGCGATGCGGCGCAGGCTGGCCTCGATGCCGCCCAGCACCACCGGCACGTCCGGGAAGGCCTCGCGGCAGCGCTGCGCGTAGACGATGGAGGCGCGGTCCGGCCGGCAGTTGGTGCGTCCGCCCGGGCTGTACTGGTCCTCGGAGCGGTTCTTCTTCTGGGCCGTCAGCCGGTTGAGCATCGAGTCCAGGTTGCCCGCCGCCACCCCGAAGAAGAGGCGCGGCGGCCCCAGCGCCTTGAAGGGCTCCGCCGAGTGCCAGTCCGGCTGGGGGATGAGCCCCACCTTGAAGCCCCGCCCCTCCAGGAAGCGGGCGATGAGCACCGGGCCGAAGGCCGGGTGGTCCACGTAGGCGTCGCCGCTCACGATGATGATGTCGCATTGCTCCCACCCCCGGGCCTGCATGTCGGCACGGGTCACGGGTAGGAACGGGTGGGCGTAGCGCGGGGAGATGGAGGCCATGGGCGTGCCCCTCAACAGCGGGGGAGGGCCCAACCAACCCCATCAGGGCGGGCGCTGTCCACTGCGACGGCCGCCCGCCCTCCTGCCCCCCGGGGGAACGGCAACCCGCCAGGCCGTCCAAACCCAGACGGTCCGTGCGCTGTTTCTCGACTCCTCGCAAAGGCAGACGACAGGGTCATTGGAGCTTCAATGGGGTGTCTGTGTATACCTGGACCTGGGTACAGCTTTGCCCGTATTGCTAGAATACTCCGTTCGTGGCAAAGACTGTTCACGGGCCCTGGCTGTCATTGTCTGGCGTCGGGTTCCGCCTTCCCCTCATCTGGCACCGCCCTGTCTTGGAGACAGTCATGTCCTTGCGCCGTCCGCTTTCGCTGTTCGCCTCCCTGTTGCTGCTGGGTGGCTGTGGTACCGAGTCCGCGGAGGAGGGCGCGGCCGTGGCCGAGGCCCGGTCGGCGTTGCACACGGGCATCGACCTGTCGGTGTCCGGGCTGGGCGTGACGTGCAACGACGGCACGGTGGCGACGGTGACGGGGGCGATCGTCAACGAGGCGCCGACGGGCATCGACCCGTCGGTGGCGGGCATCTACGCCGGGGACCCGGCCCAGGGCGGCACGCTGCTGGCGACGGTGAACGTGCCCTGGCTGGTGGGCAAGGAGCGCTACGCGTTCGAGGTCGCGGTGCAGGTGCCGGAGGGCGCGCAGCGGCTGTTCGTGGTCGCGGACCACGCGAACTTCTTCCCGGAGGACAGCGAGGAGAACAACACCGGGTCGGTGACGCTGGCGGCCGGTGGCGGCTGTCTGGTGAACCAGGCGCCGGTGGCGCTGTGCCAGAACGTGACCGTGACGGCGGACGCGTCGTGCGGCGCGACGGCGTCCATCGACAACGGCTCGTATGATCCGGACGGCTTCCCGCAGCCCTTGAGCCTCGCGTACAGCCCCGCGGGCGTGTACCCGGTGGGCACGACGCCGGTGACGCTCACGGTGTCGGACGGGATGGACTCGGCCTCGTGCTCCGCCACGGTGACGGTGGTGGACGCGACCGCGCCGGTGGCCGGGGCGAGCAAGAACCTGGTGCTGCCGCGCTCGCTGGGCGCGGACTACAAGACGGTGACGCTGGCGGACTGCGCGCAGCCGGCGGTGGACACCTGCGGCGGGACGCTGGACCTGCAGCAGGCGGGCTCCATCGTCCGCGTGGAGTCGGACGAGACCGAGGACGCGCTGTTCAGCCTGGCCCTCTTCAAGTGCAAGGACATCGTGCTGAGCGCGGACCGCAAGTCCGCGCAGCTGCGCGCGGAGTCCAGCCTGCTGGGCAACGGTCGCGTCTACACGGTGGTGTACTCGGTGGCGGACGCGTCCGGGAACGCGACCCTGGGCAGCTGCAAGGTGAAGGTGCCCAGCCTCCAGGGCGTCCTCTCCGTGGGCGTGGGTCCCGCGTACTGCCAGGGCACGGGTTGCCCGGCGGGCACGGGCGGCGGGCTGCTCTGCCCGCTGCTGTAGTCCCCGCGGGGCTTTTAAGCGGTGGATGACGGCCCGGGTCCGCGAGTGTGCGCGGCCCGGGCTTCACCGTGGGTGCAGGCGTGCGAGGGAGCCTGCGCGTGCGTTGACGGGGATCGACGCCTCCCCTAGCTTGGCCGGCTTCCCGGCAGCGCCACTTCCGAGGTGAGGAAGGGCCCGTGCCGCGAGCACCCCGTATGATGCGCAGGACGGACGAGGAGTCGGGTCAGGGGGAGGCGCCGCGGGACGAGCGTGCTCCGGATGGCCTCATGCCCGTGCTCCGCGTGGAGTACGACACCGACGTCCAGGCGGGCCAGTCCGCGCCCGTGCTCCGGGTCCGCTCGTCCTGGCCCCCGGTGGAGTCGGAGTCGGAGGACGCACCGCCCGCGCCGAAGCCGGCCCGGAGCGTGTCCCGGCCGAAGACGCTGACCTTCCGCGCGCTGGACTCCGCGGCGCTCGCGTCCATGCCGAACTCCCACCGCGTGAACCGCGCGCTGCCCGTGCGTCCGGCCGTTCCCGGTGACGAAGCCCCAGGTCCCGCACCGGAGCCCTCGGGCGCAGCACTGCCGGTCCGCCCACCGGAGCCGCCCGCGCCGAACCTCATCCGCGTGGATGATCCGGCCGACGCGCGTCCTCCCGAGGAAGCACCGGCCCGCGACGTCTCCGCCTCCGGCGACGTCACCCCCGCGGAGCGCGAGGCCATGCAGGCCGCCGTGTCCTCCGGGCGCCGCCGGGAGCAGTGGGTCGCCCCGACCTATCTCCCCGAAGACCTGCGCGACGCGCTGGTGGCCGAGCGCAGCCAGTACCGCGCGCAGCGGCTCCAGGAGGCCCGTGAGGTGGGCTTCGCCGGGCCCGGCGTGCTGGGACTCGTGCCCGTCCCCGCGTCGGATCCGGACTGGTCCGGTGGCTCGCTGCTCGGCTTCCTGGGCGAGGAGCTGGTCTTCGCCGGGAACATCGTCCATCTGGACTTCGAATCCGGCCGCGTCTTCGCCTCCTCCGACTCCGGCGAGGACCTGGACCGCCGCGTCCTCTCCTGCGAGCGCTGGTGCTACCGGCCCTACGACTTCGCGGAGGCCCTCTGCGCGGCGGCCTCCGCCTACGAGGACCGCGTCCCCGCCCTCACCACCGCGCTGTCACGCGCGAAGGGCGAGCTCCTCCCGTCCACGCCCTCGCCCCGCGACGCGGAGCTCATCCCCGTGGACCGGCTGTGGCGCCAGCCGTGGGGCAGCATCTGGGGGCCTCCCGGCACCGGTAAGACGACGGCCGTCGCGGACCTCATCGCCCGCGCCCTGCGCGCCTACCCCAACGAGCGCATCCTCGCGGTGGCCCCCACCAACCGCGCCGCGGACGAGCTGGTCATGCGCGTCAGCGCCTTGCTGGAGCGCGACCCCATCCCGCTCCGCCCCCTGGCCCGCAGCATCTTCCGGGGCGGCACCGGCGCCAGCGAGGCCCTCTCCAGGCTGCCCACCGTGGCGCTCGAGGAGACCAAGACGAGCAAGCTGCTCAACACCATCCAGGAGCGCGAGCGCGAGCTCACCCTGGAGCGCGCCCGGGGCGGCGCCGCGCCGGAGTTGGCCCGCATGCAGGCGGAGCTGCGCACGCTGCGCGGCCGCGTGAAGGACCCCACGTTCAAGGAGGCGGAGAAGGGCGACAGTCCCCTCATGGTGCTCACCGTGCACCGCGCCCTGCGGCTCGTGTCGGAGCTCGAGGGCGAGGAGACCTTCCAGCGGCTCGTCGTGGACGAGGCCGGCATGGTGACGCGCGCCGCGACCGCGCTGCTCGCCCCGCTGGCCAGACAGGTGACGCTCGCGGGGGACCCCAAGCAGATCGGCCCCGTGAGCCGCGCGGCGGAAGGGGCGGGGAAGGGCACCCAGCTGTGGCTTCGCGCCAGCGCCCTGTCCCACCTGGAGGACGCGGTGAAGGACGCGGAGCGCCCGGACGTGCTGCTCCTGCGCACCCAGCACCGCATGCACCCGGACATCGCCCGCGTGGTGAGCCACTTCTGCTACGGCGGCGCGCTGGAGGACGGCGACCTCGTGAAGGACCGGGCCCTGAAGCCCCCGCCCGTGCCCGCCTTCCCGGCCCGCGCGATGTGGCTGGTGCTGGACGGCCTGAGCCGCGACGACCGCCGCCTCACGCACGGCCGCGGGGAGACGGGCTCCGGCTACCAGCGCGAGCTGTCCGCGGAGCTCGCCGTGACGCTGGCCCGCCAGGCCGTGCGCCTGGGCCTCACCGTGCTGTGCGTGACGCCCTACCGCGCGCAGGCGGCGCTCCTGCGCAAGCTGGGCAACGCGGCGGGGCTGCGCCACGACATGTTCAGCGCCTCCACCATCCACCGCCAGCAGGGCACCCAGTACGACGTGGTGATGGTGGACACGGTGGCCGGCGGCCGGCCGTTCCCGCCGCACACGCTGGTGCCCATCCTCAACGTCGCCGCCAGCCGCGCGAAGGAGTACCTGCTGGTGCTCGCCTCGCGCGCGGAGGCCCGCGCCTCCCCGGTGCCCGCGCGCTTCCTGTCGCTGCTCCCCCGCGTGCGCGTCCACGCCGGCACGCCGCCGAAGCTGGAGCTGCTGGCCACCCAGCCGCGTCCCCCGCCGCCGCCTCCGCCGCCGCTGGTGCCCATGGGGCTGGGCGGAGAAATCGCGGGCGGCAAGGACACCGGACCCCTCTTCACGCAGGAGCAGGTGTCCCTCTTCGAGCGCCGCTTCGACGACGGCCACCACCTGGTGCGCGGC comes from the Corallococcus caeni genome and includes:
- a CDS encoding YgiQ family radical SAM protein, which gives rise to MASISPRYAHPFLPVTRADMQARGWEQCDIIIVSGDAYVDHPAFGPVLIARFLEGRGFKVGLIPQPDWHSAEPFKALGPPRLFFGVAAGNLDSMLNRLTAQKKNRSEDQYSPGGRTNCRPDRASIVYAQRCREAFPDVPVVLGGIEASLRRIAHFDYWSEKVRRSILFDAKADLLVFGMGERPIWEIADRLHRGERIEDLTDIRGTARLINDAAMKALEADPAKRAADRDKVVVLPSYEEVVADTRAFAVMSRDFQLETNPGNARAIAQRHGNRAIYMNPPARPLEDGAGQKPGDTSTVAMDELYDLKFNRVPHPMYKEPIPAYETVKHSVVLMRGCFGGCTFCSITEHEGRVIQSRSAQSVLREVREVRRMGDFRGTITDLGGPTANMYKLKCKSEDIESRCRKLSCVHPGVCENLQTDHGPLISLMKQVREEPGIKHVFIASGVRYDLAERSPEYVKELAAHHVGGQLSVAPEHVSPRVLEKMKKPGIESFERFQNMFACASEDAGKEQYDIAYFISGHPGSTLEDMVMLAQWLKEKGKRPRQVQDFIPTPMSVATAMYYTGLDPLKMEPVYTAKGLREKRLQKALLLYWNPEHWPLAREALRLAGREDLIGRGPNALVPPESAAEAARLRRAASAEPQPQEGLATNAWPRPVQPRPSGRNNAGRTPRPGPRGR
- a CDS encoding AAA family ATPase — its product is MMRRTDEESGQGEAPRDERAPDGLMPVLRVEYDTDVQAGQSAPVLRVRSSWPPVESESEDAPPAPKPARSVSRPKTLTFRALDSAALASMPNSHRVNRALPVRPAVPGDEAPGPAPEPSGAALPVRPPEPPAPNLIRVDDPADARPPEEAPARDVSASGDVTPAEREAMQAAVSSGRRREQWVAPTYLPEDLRDALVAERSQYRAQRLQEAREVGFAGPGVLGLVPVPASDPDWSGGSLLGFLGEELVFAGNIVHLDFESGRVFASSDSGEDLDRRVLSCERWCYRPYDFAEALCAAASAYEDRVPALTTALSRAKGELLPSTPSPRDAELIPVDRLWRQPWGSIWGPPGTGKTTAVADLIARALRAYPNERILAVAPTNRAADELVMRVSALLERDPIPLRPLARSIFRGGTGASEALSRLPTVALEETKTSKLLNTIQERERELTLERARGGAAPELARMQAELRTLRGRVKDPTFKEAEKGDSPLMVLTVHRALRLVSELEGEETFQRLVVDEAGMVTRAATALLAPLARQVTLAGDPKQIGPVSRAAEGAGKGTQLWLRASALSHLEDAVKDAERPDVLLLRTQHRMHPDIARVVSHFCYGGALEDGDLVKDRALKPPPVPAFPARAMWLVLDGLSRDDRRLTHGRGETGSGYQRELSAELAVTLARQAVRLGLTVLCVTPYRAQAALLRKLGNAAGLRHDMFSASTIHRQQGTQYDVVMVDTVAGGRPFPPHTLVPILNVAASRAKEYLLVLASRAEARASPVPARFLSLLPRVRVHAGTPPKLELLATQPRPPPPPPPPLVPMGLGGEIAGGKDTGPLFTQEQVSLFERRFDDGHHLVRGVAGSGKTYVLAHWAARYLLENPRARVLVSFYNRSLAPLVDKLLLEALTVRAGPEQARPLRAQVTVKHVGALRRLEPHAFDAVFVDEAQDMDARGLASLHALVRPRVDAQGRESRCFQLFMDDSQNVYGQVPIDHLKEQLPEGLSFRGRTRVLKETFRATRDILDVAFNVVLDPLRQHRVTDPGMREYMKAGELARERLLWLPEETLEGLYRVQSTERGGVLPQVKDFASSTSEARWVAKEIARLVREEGVHPGDILVVAPVMPASFTDALRKAGVPAEAYGGKGGRDAADFRVSGVDHVRATTVFSCKGHECPVVFFAGLEALDSIEAWMAGARQRNDRENERIRRAMFYVGATRAMKRQYLTGVRGGRFLRVAASYVETLSGHRPPAP